The sequence GTCCAAAGTAGACCGCGTAGGAGAAGAGCAGGCCGATCAAAGTTCCTACAAAAGTGAGCCCTAGGGCGAATTTGGTTGAGTTATTCATCGGATTTCTCATGGAGTCTCTCCCATCCAAAGTGGAACCTCTCTCTCGTGGCATTCGCTACACATATTGACTGAAGGTCGATGCTCCATGTGGCACTCATCACAATGGAGGCGCTTTCCGTCGTGGATTGAGTTGTGAGGACTCGCTTTTTTGAGCTCCATGAACGCAAGCCTAGAGGCCATCTTGTCTCGACTTTGGTGACAGGAGAGGCAATCATCATCTTTGAGGCGTTTGAGGCTAGCGAGATTGCTCCCCTGGTTGGTGTGGCAATCCAAACAGGCAAACGAAAGCTTGGCATGGTGGGATTTGAGGGGATATTTTTGGGCGAGTTCTGCTGAAACCTCCATGGCAGGAGGGGAATCGACCTCTTGCGCATGGAGTGCCACCGCCCCCAAGAAGAGCCAAAGCCATCCTAGGATGAGAGTGAAGGATTGAGAATAGGGACGCATTAGATATTTTCGCCTGCGATCATTCCAAAGGTCAAGCAATCAGTGATGGCTACTGAGCCTAGGCGACTCGCCCCATGCACCCCGCCTGTGACCTCGCCAGCCGCATAGAGCCCA comes from Wolinella succinogenes DSM 1740 and encodes:
- a CDS encoding cytochrome c3 family protein gives rise to the protein MRPYSQSFTLILGWLWLFLGAVALHAQEVDSPPAMEVSAELAQKYPLKSHHAKLSFACLDCHTNQGSNLASLKRLKDDDCLSCHQSRDKMASRLAFMELKKASPHNSIHDGKRLHCDECHMEHRPSVNMCSECHEREVPLWMGETP